The Montipora capricornis isolate CH-2021 chromosome 1, ASM3666992v2, whole genome shotgun sequence genome contains a region encoding:
- the LOC138016059 gene encoding uncharacterized protein: MLFKFTCFPNELAFCPRKFTKLMKPVFATLRQLGHLSSGYIDDSWLMGPVWDNCAKNVVDTVKLLDTLGFVVYPKKSLSIPTQKLVFLGFILDSVSMLVYLTPEKAFKLKQTATNLFNCKSPAIREVSKVLGLTMSSFPGIAYGPLHYHYLQQDKTTALKTSKWNFDAKMCLSSQAREELKRPCA, encoded by the coding sequence ATGTTATTTAAGTTTACATGTTTTCCTAATGAGTTAGCTTTCTGTCCCAGAAAATTTACCAAGCTAATGAAACCAGTATTTGCCACCCTGCGACAGCTAGGTCACTTGTCCTCAGGTTATATAGATGACTCTTGGTTAATGGGTCCAGTTTGGGATAATTGTGCAAAAAATGTTGTTGACACAGTCAAACTATTGGATACTTTGGGATTTGTAGTATACCCTAAAAAGTCGTTGTCCATCCCAACTCAAAAGCTGGTATTTCTGGGATTCATTCTAGATTCAGTTTCCATGCTAGTTTACCTTACCCCTGAGAAGGCTTTTAAGCTAAAACAGACAGCTACTAACCTTTTTAACTGCAAAAGTCCTGCTATTAGAGAGGTATCCAAGGTCCTGGGGCTTACAATGTCGAGTTTCCCGGGCATTGCCTATGGACCCCTCCACTACCACTATTTACAACAAGACAAAACCACAGCTCTTAAAACTAGCAAATGGAACTTTGATGCCAAGATGTGCCTATCCAGCCAAGCAAGGGAAGAGCTTAAGAGGCCCTGCGCCTAA